Proteins from one bacterium genomic window:
- a CDS encoding N-acetylmuramoyl-L-alanine amidase, with translation MIGPSLRRASLLFRLACLLIPFLLATRSAALAGDGLPADRELLVRLGDGREAILPTWRAGAARLFCLDDLLRLEGSLADLDGPRATLWARGHELRLVTGMRFARLDGRALPLAGPVRRSADGLLVDERVLTALLAVGLLRGSFDLAAGELELEVTAAALEREVVTGGELLRLRLPAIPVFESLSRPGRLELRLPALPELAALEDPARLKPASGALIRTLKATRTAEDWVLRLDLAPEAELLDVEEVESLGEIQILLRRRGATVLAPALEEPAAEAAAQALASLPVRGLREELRRVVIDAGHGGHDPGAVSRWGRSEKDMTLAIALELRDQLRRELPGLEVLLTRDKDEYLPLGERTRRANEARGQLFLSIHINAAKNRQARGHEVFLLRPGKNEHARQVALRENRVLEFDGGVEGRAPTDWILASMAQSAWAEESMGVAALISRRLAAVTEPRRRPIQQAGFQVLVGASMPSVLVECGFITNVDDHRLLDSAEGRRRIAGALAAALRDLHDLSLAGQP, from the coding sequence ATGATCGGTCCCAGCCTGCGACGAGCGTCGCTCCTCTTCCGCCTTGCCTGTCTTCTCATCCCGTTCCTGCTGGCGACCAGGTCCGCCGCCCTGGCGGGCGACGGCCTGCCCGCCGATCGCGAGCTGCTGGTGCGGCTGGGGGACGGCCGGGAGGCGATCCTGCCCACCTGGCGCGCCGGCGCCGCGCGCCTCTTCTGCCTGGATGACCTGCTCCGCCTGGAAGGCAGCCTGGCCGACCTCGACGGTCCGCGGGCGACGCTGTGGGCCCGCGGCCACGAGCTGCGCCTGGTGACGGGCATGCGCTTCGCCCGCCTGGACGGCCGTGCCCTGCCCCTGGCCGGCCCCGTGCGGCGCAGCGCGGATGGCCTGCTGGTCGACGAGCGCGTGCTGACGGCCCTGCTGGCGGTGGGCCTTCTGCGCGGGAGCTTCGACCTGGCGGCGGGCGAACTGGAGCTGGAGGTCACTGCCGCCGCCCTGGAGCGCGAGGTGGTGACGGGCGGCGAGCTGCTGCGGCTACGTCTGCCCGCCATCCCCGTCTTCGAAAGCCTGTCGCGCCCCGGCCGCCTCGAATTGCGCCTGCCCGCCCTCCCCGAGTTGGCGGCGCTGGAGGATCCCGCCCGCCTGAAGCCGGCCTCCGGCGCCCTCATCCGGACCCTGAAAGCCACGCGCACGGCCGAGGACTGGGTGCTGCGCCTCGATCTGGCGCCGGAAGCCGAGCTGCTCGATGTGGAGGAGGTGGAGTCCCTGGGCGAAATCCAGATCCTGCTGCGCCGCCGGGGTGCCACCGTGCTAGCTCCCGCCCTGGAGGAACCCGCCGCCGAGGCGGCCGCCCAGGCCCTGGCCAGCCTGCCGGTGCGCGGACTGCGCGAGGAGCTGCGCCGGGTGGTGATCGACGCCGGGCACGGCGGCCACGATCCGGGCGCCGTCTCGCGCTGGGGCCGCAGCGAGAAGGACATGACCCTGGCCATCGCCCTCGAGCTGCGCGACCAGCTTCGTCGGGAGCTGCCCGGGCTGGAGGTGCTGCTCACCCGCGACAAGGACGAGTACCTTCCGCTGGGCGAGCGCACGCGGCGCGCCAACGAGGCCCGGGGCCAGCTCTTCCTCTCCATCCACATCAACGCGGCCAAGAACCGCCAGGCGCGCGGCCACGAGGTCTTCCTGCTGCGGCCGGGCAAGAACGAGCACGCCCGCCAGGTGGCCCTGCGCGAGAACCGCGTGCTGGAGTTCGACGGCGGCGTCGAAGGGCGGGCGCCCACCGACTGGATCCTGGCCTCCATGGCGCAGTCCGCCTGGGCCGAGGAGAGCATGGGCGTGGCTGCCCTCATCTCCCGCCGGCTGGCCGCGGTGACGGAGCCGCGCCGGCGGCCTATCCAGCAGGCGGGCTTCCAGGTCCTGGTGGGGGCCAGCATGCCTTCCGTCCTGGTGGAATGCGGCTTCATCACCAACGTGGACGACCACCGGCTGCTGGATTCGGCCGAGGGTCGCCGCCGCATCGCCGGGGCGCTGGCCGCCGCCCTGCGCGACCTGCATGACCTCAGCCTGGCCGGCCAGCCGTGA
- a CDS encoding Mur ligase family protein, with product MTSSGWDAIWRAVDARARFGMKPGLERMAGLLEALGHPERGLSCIQVAGTNGKGSTAYALASLLRAAGHRTGLFVSPHLLHPSERIRLDGVPLDEKIALDAWHELEPHLEALQPTYFELLTALALTSFRRAGLGWAVLECGLGGRWDATSAVTPRLALLTNVGADHLGVLGPTLADVARDKAHVAPPGGILLCAETDPALREVVRRTVEARGARLVLHDPSMGTCPPAPREKLRLVDPRGGAWLEPPVDTAGWRSAAGLALAAFRLLSAGEAGAGCRLAEDEWRGRFQVVSRDPPRVLDVAHNPPALAHLAAELARHWPDRRFNALLAGMRDKDLAGNLAALRPVLAEVRILLVDGHPRAADRPEWEEAARRAGVTATFCRRAQLDLLRNGIESGRPTDDPWMREALLVGGSFLSVAAWLGGTELPPGL from the coding sequence GTGACCAGCAGCGGCTGGGACGCCATCTGGCGCGCCGTGGACGCCCGGGCGCGCTTCGGCATGAAGCCCGGACTGGAGCGGATGGCGGGTCTGCTGGAGGCCCTGGGCCACCCGGAGCGCGGATTGTCCTGCATCCAGGTGGCGGGCACCAACGGCAAGGGGAGCACGGCCTACGCCCTGGCCTCCTTGCTGCGGGCGGCCGGCCATCGCACCGGCCTCTTCGTCTCGCCACACCTGCTCCATCCATCGGAGCGGATCCGGCTGGACGGCGTCCCGCTGGACGAAAAGATCGCGCTCGATGCCTGGCACGAGCTGGAACCCCATCTGGAAGCCCTCCAGCCCACCTATTTCGAGCTGCTCACGGCGCTGGCCCTTACCTCCTTCCGGCGGGCCGGCCTCGGCTGGGCCGTCCTCGAGTGCGGCCTGGGCGGCCGCTGGGACGCCACCAGCGCCGTGACGCCCCGGCTCGCCCTCCTCACCAACGTGGGGGCGGACCATCTGGGCGTCCTGGGTCCGACCCTGGCCGATGTGGCGCGCGACAAGGCCCACGTGGCCCCGCCGGGCGGCATCCTGCTCTGCGCCGAGACCGACCCCGCCCTGCGTGAGGTGGTCAGGCGGACGGTGGAGGCGCGCGGCGCCCGCCTGGTGCTTCATGACCCGTCGATGGGGACCTGTCCACCCGCCCCGCGGGAGAAGCTCCGCCTGGTGGATCCCCGCGGTGGAGCCTGGCTGGAGCCGCCCGTGGACACGGCGGGCTGGCGCTCCGCGGCCGGACTGGCCCTGGCGGCCTTCCGGCTGCTGTCGGCGGGAGAAGCGGGCGCCGGCTGTCGGCTCGCGGAGGACGAGTGGCGGGGCCGCTTCCAGGTGGTCAGCCGCGACCCCCCGCGTGTCCTGGACGTGGCGCACAATCCGCCCGCCCTGGCCCATCTTGCCGCCGAGCTGGCGCGCCACTGGCCGGACCGGCGCTTCAACGCCCTGCTGGCCGGCATGCGCGACAAGGACCTGGCCGGCAACCTGGCCGCCCTGCGCCCCGTGCTGGCGGAGGTCCGCATCCTGCTGGTGGACGGGCACCCGCGCGCCGCCGATCGTCCCGAGTGGGAGGAGGCCGCCCGCCGCGCGGGAGTCACCGCCACCTTCTGCCGGCGGGCCCAGCTGGACCTGCTGCGGAACGGGATTGAGAGCGGCCGGCCGACGGACGATCCCTGGATGCGGGAGGCGCTGCTGGTGGGCGGTTCCTTCCTCTCGGTGGCCGCCTGGTTGGGGGGGACTGAGCTACCCCCCGGTCTTTGA
- a CDS encoding NADH-quinone oxidoreductase subunit H, protein MLIEILLALAKVVVLLLVVIIPLAAVLTWVERKQSAVMQDRLGANRADILGLRLWGLFNILADGIKSFSKEDWVPPFANRFLFNIAPFVGLFAAMVTFAVIPFGPPVVIGGREIALQVADLNVGLLYILAFGSMGIYSVVLAGWASNNKYTQLGAMRGISQMISYEVVLGLAIVGVVLVTGSVRLPVIVAAQGEHWFGWIPKWGVLTQPLAFLLFLPAAIAETKRVPFDIPEGESEIIGYNLEYSGAKFTLFLLGEFIEIVVLAALISTLFFGGWQLPWLADTGFVFGNLATLDLPPVLVTILRVAGFLLKVVFFCWLQLLIRWTLPRFRFDHLLRLGWREMLPLALLNIVITAIVMLR, encoded by the coding sequence ATGCTGATCGAGATCCTGCTGGCCCTGGCCAAAGTGGTCGTGCTGCTGCTGGTGGTCATCATCCCGCTGGCGGCCGTGCTCACCTGGGTGGAGCGCAAGCAAAGCGCCGTCATGCAGGACCGCCTCGGCGCCAACCGCGCCGACATCCTTGGCCTGCGCCTGTGGGGCCTCTTCAACATCCTGGCCGACGGGATCAAGTCCTTCTCCAAGGAGGACTGGGTGCCCCCCTTCGCCAACCGCTTCCTCTTCAACATCGCGCCCTTCGTCGGCCTCTTCGCCGCCATGGTCACCTTCGCCGTCATTCCCTTCGGGCCGCCCGTGGTGATCGGCGGACGCGAGATCGCCCTCCAGGTGGCGGACCTCAACGTGGGCCTGCTCTACATTCTGGCCTTCGGCTCCATGGGGATCTACAGCGTGGTCCTGGCGGGCTGGGCCTCCAACAACAAGTACACCCAGCTGGGCGCCATGCGCGGCATCAGCCAGATGATCAGCTACGAGGTGGTGCTGGGCCTGGCCATCGTCGGCGTGGTGCTGGTGACGGGCAGCGTGCGCCTGCCCGTCATCGTGGCCGCCCAGGGCGAGCACTGGTTCGGTTGGATTCCCAAGTGGGGCGTGCTCACCCAGCCCCTTGCCTTCCTGCTCTTCCTGCCCGCCGCCATCGCCGAGACGAAGCGCGTGCCCTTCGACATCCCGGAGGGCGAGAGCGAGATCATCGGTTACAACCTGGAATACTCGGGGGCCAAGTTCACCCTCTTCCTCCTGGGCGAGTTCATCGAGATCGTCGTTCTCGCGGCGCTCATCTCCACGCTCTTCTTCGGAGGCTGGCAGCTGCCCTGGCTGGCCGACACGGGCTTTGTCTTCGGCAACCTGGCCACCTTGGACCTGCCCCCCGTTCTCGTGACGATCCTCCGCGTGGCGGGCTTCCTGCTCAAGGTGGTCTTCTTCTGCTGGCTCCAGCTGCTCATCCGCTGGACCCTGCCCCGCTTCCGCTTCGACCACCTGCTGCGCCTGGGCTGGCGTGAGATGCTGCCCCTGGCGCTGCTCAACATCGTCATCACCGCCATCGTCATGCTGAGGTAG
- a CDS encoding 4Fe-4S binding protein, giving the protein MARFVRVDRQATFITALYYPAVLAGLWVTSRHFFVNMWRHFLYAVGIRSGQPGAYTLQYPEVMRPLPRVLRSKHRIKVHEDGRPKCTACMLCETACPDFCISITPMEHDGSPEEKAPAEFRIDLDRCCFCGFCVEACPKDAIYMDTQIMELSSDRRENFVLLLPDLLDPKPIPCTGSEFQGKDLGQVLPHLGWRRLDHVRPVRVDLSYREGQLARLQEGNPDAHKGQHA; this is encoded by the coding sequence ATGGCGCGCTTCGTCCGCGTCGACCGGCAGGCGACTTTCATCACCGCGCTCTACTACCCGGCCGTGCTGGCCGGCCTGTGGGTCACCAGCCGCCACTTCTTCGTCAACATGTGGCGCCACTTCCTTTATGCGGTGGGCATCCGCTCAGGCCAACCGGGCGCCTACACCCTCCAGTACCCGGAGGTGATGCGCCCCCTGCCCCGCGTCCTGCGCAGCAAGCACCGCATCAAGGTGCACGAGGACGGACGGCCCAAGTGCACGGCCTGCATGCTCTGCGAGACGGCCTGCCCCGACTTCTGCATTTCGATCACGCCCATGGAGCACGACGGCAGCCCCGAGGAGAAGGCCCCGGCCGAGTTCCGCATCGACCTGGACCGCTGCTGCTTCTGCGGCTTCTGCGTGGAGGCCTGTCCCAAGGACGCCATCTACATGGACACGCAGATCATGGAGCTGTCCAGCGACCGCCGGGAGAACTTCGTGCTGCTCCTGCCCGACCTGCTGGACCCCAAGCCCATTCCCTGCACGGGGTCCGAGTTCCAGGGCAAGGACCTGGGCCAGGTGCTGCCCCACCTGGGCTGGCGGAGGCTGGACCACGTGCGCCCCGTCCGCGTGGATCTCTCCTACCGCGAGGGGCAGCTGGCACGCCTGCAGGAAGGCAATCCGGACGCCCACAAGGGCCAACACGCCTGA